From Myxococcales bacterium, the proteins below share one genomic window:
- the genX gene encoding EF-P lysine aminoacylase GenX: MSARHGRLEARARVLADVRAFFDSRGYLEVETPCLVPSPGLDVHLAAFEVATSSKNRYLHTSPEYQMKRLLSERASRGEPSSRLYQVTRAYRRDEQGERHNPEFTILEFYRAPGAMADTMRDTEQLVAKVTGGEVRLGARRITTRPPFARMTVAEAFATYADVDEEAMLELATNDEDTFYRLLVERVEPRLALRDDAVFLTHYPATQASLARKTEHNPALAERYELYVAGVELCNGFGELTCEGEQRARFEKDLEQRAALGLPLYPIDERFLEALARGLPPCSGNAIGLDRLAALANGSTAIADVLAFPHDDL, translated from the coding sequence GCGCGGGTACCTCGAGGTCGAGACGCCGTGCCTCGTGCCCTCGCCCGGGCTCGACGTGCACCTCGCGGCCTTCGAGGTCGCGACCTCGTCGAAGAACCGGTACCTGCACACGTCGCCCGAGTACCAGATGAAGCGACTCCTCTCCGAGCGCGCCTCGCGCGGAGAGCCGAGCTCACGCCTCTACCAGGTGACGCGGGCGTACCGCCGTGACGAGCAAGGCGAACGGCACAACCCCGAGTTCACGATCCTCGAATTTTATCGGGCCCCCGGCGCCATGGCCGACACCATGCGCGACACGGAGCAGCTCGTCGCGAAGGTGACCGGAGGCGAGGTGCGGCTCGGAGCGCGACGCATCACGACGCGCCCGCCGTTCGCGCGGATGACCGTGGCCGAGGCCTTCGCGACGTACGCGGACGTCGACGAAGAGGCGATGCTCGAGCTCGCGACGAACGACGAGGACACGTTCTACCGGCTGCTCGTCGAGCGCGTGGAGCCCCGCCTCGCCCTACGAGACGACGCCGTGTTCCTCACGCACTACCCTGCGACGCAAGCCTCACTCGCTCGAAAAACCGAGCACAATCCTGCACTTGCGGAGCGATACGAGCTCTACGTCGCCGGGGTCGAGCTGTGCAACGGGTTCGGCGAGCTCACGTGCGAAGGCGAACAACGCGCTCGCTTCGAGAAGGACCTCGAGCAGCGCGCGGCCCTCGGCCTCCCGCTCTACCCGATCGACGAGCGGTTTCTCGAGGCGCTCGCTCGAGGGCTCCCGCCGTGCTCGGGCAACGCGATAGGCCTCGACCGCCTCGCGGCCCTCGCGAACGGGAGCACGGCCATCGCGGACGTGCTCGCGTTCCCCCACGACGACCTCTGA